From Chryseobacterium gallinarum, one genomic window encodes:
- a CDS encoding bacteriocin-like protein: protein MKNLKQISRRELKTVKGGTEFNCHCAPAGSGKPPLDTIAPDAETCFNICDNYRNS, encoded by the coding sequence ATGAAAAATCTAAAACAAATTTCAAGAAGAGAATTAAAAACTGTAAAAGGAGGGACTGAATTTAATTGCCATTGTGCACCAGCGGGATCGGGAAAACCACCTTTAGACACTATAGCACCTGATGCTGAAACTTGTTTCAACATATGTGATAACTATAGGAATTCTTAA
- a CDS encoding GLPGLI family protein, producing MRKLGIIALALFIQHVSAQTNRFVYQVTMKPNAENKSEIKTENAYLDISPEKSVFYSENRIKRDSIMQKAFQGGGGRGSINRDQMESLRTNISYSVEKDKTNQKTYFKDRIGRDMYSYEEDRPVSWKISSETRKIGEYKVQKAETDFAGRKWTAWFTTDLPYQDGPYKFGGLPGLIVKIEDDKGDYSFDLMKNYKIAEFPTLSQFGNTLKVKRTDFVKQQQKFRTDPMSFMTQGAGGISAPMRIGGGRGSGGNQNPADIRKRMEERVKEEAKKNSNPIELQ from the coding sequence ATGAGAAAATTAGGTATTATTGCTTTGGCGCTTTTCATCCAGCATGTCTCGGCACAGACCAATCGGTTCGTGTATCAGGTAACTATGAAACCCAATGCAGAAAATAAAAGTGAAATAAAAACAGAAAACGCTTATTTGGATATCTCTCCCGAGAAATCAGTTTTTTATTCAGAAAACAGGATCAAAAGAGATTCTATTATGCAAAAGGCTTTTCAAGGTGGTGGTGGAAGAGGAAGTATCAACAGGGATCAGATGGAAAGTCTGAGAACCAATATCAGCTATTCCGTAGAAAAGGATAAAACCAATCAGAAAACGTATTTTAAAGACAGAATCGGAAGGGATATGTATTCTTATGAAGAAGACCGGCCCGTGAGTTGGAAAATTTCCTCCGAAACAAGAAAAATAGGAGAATATAAAGTTCAAAAAGCTGAAACAGATTTTGCAGGAAGAAAATGGACAGCCTGGTTTACAACAGATCTTCCTTATCAGGACGGACCATATAAGTTTGGCGGACTTCCTGGATTAATTGTAAAAATAGAGGATGATAAAGGAGATTATTCTTTTGATCTGATGAAGAATTATAAAATTGCAGAATTTCCGACTTTGAGCCAGTTTGGAAATACTTTAAAAGTAAAAAGAACCGATTTTGTAAAACAGCAGCAAAAGTTCAGAACAGATCCTATGTCATTTATGACTCAGGGGGCAGGAGGTATATCTGCTCCAATGAGAATCGGAGGTGGAAGAGGCTCTGGCGGAAATCAGAACCCTGCCGATATAAGAAAAAGAATGGAGGAGAGGGTTAAAGAAGAAGCTAAGAAAAATTCTAATCCAATCGAATTGCAATAA
- a CDS encoding GLPGLI family protein, which translates to MNSRPIMKPVLIFILLWYPFGYFFAQSYEITYEVKFKPQKENNTFVKENMILKIVKDQSIFYNLNKATIDSLISQNNIVAVKSIASPLLRLKVSKHLSKNIHTVGGTFNQFKYWYNEKNLQYYDLKKHENYKSYSTNEAYADFGQRKWHILYTTDVPINDGPYIFSGLPGLVLKAESADGEYSFEMTAIKKTDNLFIPEVYKENIKKEKLSKIINDFIEDPASHRIIFSNDSGDSFTYDFKGTKDKNYKETNEYIKGLIQKFNNYPDKDIPIITF; encoded by the coding sequence ATGAATAGTAGACCTATAATGAAGCCTGTTCTTATTTTTATTCTACTGTGGTACCCTTTTGGTTATTTCTTTGCGCAGAGTTATGAGATTACGTATGAAGTAAAGTTTAAGCCACAAAAAGAGAACAATACATTCGTAAAAGAAAATATGATCTTAAAAATCGTTAAGGACCAAAGCATTTTTTATAATCTTAATAAAGCTACAATTGACTCTTTGATCAGTCAAAATAATATTGTTGCTGTAAAATCCATTGCAAGTCCTTTACTCAGGCTTAAAGTTTCCAAGCATCTCTCTAAAAATATTCATACTGTAGGAGGTACATTTAATCAGTTCAAGTATTGGTATAATGAAAAGAATCTGCAATATTATGATCTAAAAAAACACGAAAATTATAAAAGCTATTCCACCAACGAGGCTTATGCTGATTTTGGGCAAAGAAAATGGCATATCCTATACACTACAGATGTTCCCATCAATGATGGTCCTTATATTTTTTCCGGATTGCCCGGACTGGTGCTCAAAGCAGAATCGGCGGATGGAGAATATAGCTTCGAAATGACAGCAATAAAAAAGACAGATAACTTATTCATCCCGGAAGTATATAAAGAAAACATTAAAAAAGAAAAATTAAGCAAGATTATCAATGATTTTATAGAAGACCCGGCCTCTCACCGTATTATTTTCAGTAATGACTCGGGAGATAGTTTTACTTATGATTTCAAAGGAACGAAAGACAAAAACTATAAAGAAACGAATGAATATATCAAAGGACTTATTCAAAAATTTAATAATTATCCGGATAAAGACATTCCGATTATAACATTTTAA
- a CDS encoding HesB/IscA family protein gives MIKVSDHAKEKAIQLMTEDGFNPAEDYIRVGVKSGGCSGLEYVLKFDNQKTDTDQIFEDNNIKIIIDKKSILYLAGTTLEYSGGLNGKGFVFNNPNASRTCGCGESFSL, from the coding sequence ATGATAAAAGTATCAGACCATGCAAAGGAAAAAGCCATCCAGTTAATGACGGAAGATGGTTTTAACCCTGCTGAAGATTATATACGGGTGGGGGTGAAAAGCGGCGGATGCTCTGGTTTAGAGTATGTTTTAAAGTTTGACAACCAAAAAACAGACACAGATCAGATTTTTGAAGATAATAACATTAAAATTATTATAGATAAAAAATCCATCCTCTATTTAGCAGGAACAACTCTTGAGTATTCAGGAGGATTGAACGGAAAGGGATTTGTTTTCAACAATCCGAACGCATCCAGAACATGTGGGTGTGGTGAATCATTTAGCTTGTAG
- the sufB gene encoding Fe-S cluster assembly protein SufB gives MSKYTEDDLRVDLENKKYEFGWETKIDYEDFPTGLNEDIIRAISAKKEEPEWMTEWRLESFKIWQKMTEPTWANIKYEKPDFQAIRYYAAPKVKPELASLDEVDPELLKTFEKLGINIEEQKRLSGVAVDIVMDSVSVKTTFQDTLAEKGIIFCSISEAIKNHPDLVRKYLGKVVPRGDNFYAALNSAVFSDGSFCYIPKGVKCPMELSTYFRINQAGTGQFERTLVIADEGSYVSYLEGCTAPSRDENQLHAAVVELIALDDAEIKYSTVQNWYPGNEEGKGGVFNFVTKRGLCEKNAKISWTQVETGSAVTWKYPSCILKGDNSIGEFYSIAVTNNHQYADTGTKMIHIGKNTRSTIISKGISAGKSQNSYRGLVKVMPSAKGARNFSQCDSLLMGNECGAHTFPYIEIKDPSAQLEHEATTSKIGEDQIFYCNQRGIDTEKAIALIVNGFSKEVLNKLPMEFAIEAQKLLEISLEGSVG, from the coding sequence ATGTCAAAATACACTGAAGACGATTTAAGAGTCGATCTAGAAAATAAAAAATATGAATTCGGTTGGGAAACGAAGATTGATTATGAAGACTTCCCGACTGGTTTAAATGAGGATATCATCCGTGCCATCTCTGCTAAAAAAGAAGAGCCGGAATGGATGACTGAATGGCGACTGGAGTCCTTCAAGATCTGGCAGAAAATGACAGAACCTACCTGGGCCAACATCAAATATGAAAAACCTGATTTTCAGGCAATCCGTTATTATGCTGCACCTAAAGTAAAGCCTGAACTTGCCAGCCTTGATGAAGTAGATCCGGAATTATTGAAAACCTTTGAAAAGCTAGGAATCAATATCGAAGAGCAGAAAAGACTTTCAGGAGTGGCTGTAGACATCGTAATGGACTCAGTTTCTGTGAAAACCACTTTTCAGGATACCTTGGCAGAAAAAGGAATTATTTTCTGTTCTATTTCTGAAGCGATTAAGAATCATCCTGATTTGGTAAGAAAATACCTTGGAAAAGTAGTTCCCAGAGGTGATAACTTTTATGCAGCATTAAATTCCGCAGTATTCTCTGACGGAAGTTTCTGTTATATTCCTAAAGGCGTAAAATGCCCGATGGAACTTTCTACATATTTCCGTATCAACCAGGCAGGAACAGGACAGTTTGAAAGAACACTTGTAATTGCCGATGAAGGAAGTTATGTTTCTTACCTGGAAGGCTGTACAGCACCATCAAGGGACGAAAACCAGCTCCATGCTGCAGTTGTGGAATTGATTGCGTTAGACGATGCAGAAATTAAATATTCTACGGTTCAGAACTGGTATCCGGGTAATGAAGAAGGAAAAGGAGGAGTGTTCAATTTTGTCACAAAAAGAGGTCTTTGTGAAAAAAACGCAAAAATCTCATGGACGCAGGTTGAAACAGGTTCTGCTGTAACATGGAAATATCCTTCTTGTATTCTGAAAGGAGACAATTCCATCGGAGAGTTCTACTCTATCGCAGTAACGAACAACCACCAATATGCAGATACGGGAACAAAAATGATTCACATTGGAAAAAATACCAGATCTACAATCATTTCAAAAGGTATATCTGCAGGAAAATCCCAGAATTCATACAGAGGACTGGTAAAAGTAATGCCTTCTGCAAAAGGAGCCAGAAACTTTTCACAATGTGACTCTTTATTAATGGGTAATGAATGTGGAGCACACACTTTTCCATATATAGAAATCAAAGATCCTAGTGCACAATTAGAGCACGAAGCGACAACTTCAAAGATTGGGGAAGATCAGATTTTCTACTGTAACCAGAGGGGAATTGATACGGAAAAAGCCATTGCTCTGATTGTAAACGGGTTCAGTAAGGAAGTATTAAACAAACTTCCAATGGAATTTGCCATTGAAGCACAAAAACTACTTGAAATTTCATTAGAAGGATCAGTAGGATAA
- the ypfJ gene encoding KPN_02809 family neutral zinc metallopeptidase, with the protein MRWTDDRGGNVDDRRGSGGGGMIVGGGLGTLIIAAIVFFLGGDPSGILNSGSIQSSGNTGEKRELTVQEKKIGEMVDMMAGWNTQTWSQIFKENGMSFSKPTIVLFENTTSSGCGTAQSAMGPFYCPADQKIYMDMEFFGELQQKFGAQVTEFTVAYVLAHEMGHHIQTLLGTTQKVDALRRSGRYSEAEMNRVSVATELQADFYAGVWAKRTNDSKNILEPGDIESAIDAAEAVGDDNIQRRAQGYVNQESFTHGSSAQRKEWFMKGYNTGDIRQGDTFNQLLK; encoded by the coding sequence ATGAGATGGACAGACGACAGAGGCGGAAACGTTGATGACCGCCGTGGCTCCGGTGGCGGAGGTATGATTGTAGGTGGAGGACTTGGAACTTTAATTATAGCTGCAATCGTTTTCTTTCTGGGTGGCGATCCGTCCGGCATTTTAAATTCCGGCAGCATACAATCCTCCGGGAATACCGGCGAGAAAAGAGAGCTTACCGTACAGGAAAAAAAGATCGGGGAAATGGTTGATATGATGGCCGGATGGAATACCCAAACCTGGAGTCAGATCTTTAAAGAAAACGGGATGAGTTTTTCTAAACCCACAATTGTACTTTTCGAAAACACAACCAGCTCTGGATGTGGCACAGCACAGTCTGCCATGGGACCATTTTACTGTCCTGCCGATCAGAAAATCTATATGGACATGGAATTTTTCGGTGAGCTTCAGCAAAAATTCGGAGCTCAGGTTACTGAATTTACTGTAGCCTATGTTCTAGCACACGAAATGGGTCATCATATACAAACTCTTCTAGGAACTACTCAAAAAGTAGATGCTTTAAGAAGGAGCGGAAGATATTCGGAAGCTGAAATGAACAGGGTATCTGTTGCCACAGAACTTCAGGCAGATTTCTATGCCGGAGTGTGGGCGAAAAGAACCAATGACAGCAAAAATATTCTGGAGCCCGGAGATATTGAGTCTGCCATAGATGCTGCTGAGGCTGTTGGGGATGATAATATTCAGAGAAGAGCACAGGGATATGTGAATCAGGAAAGCTTTACCCACGGATCTTCTGCACAGCGTAAAGAATGGTTTATGAAAGGGTATAATACCGGTGATATCAGACAAGGGGATACCTTCAACCAGCTTTTAAAATAA
- a CDS encoding four helix bundle protein, translated as MSVSNNIEEGSEYNNNTQFIRYLKYSKGSCGEVRNMLHLCSLL; from the coding sequence TTGTCGGTTTCAAATAACATTGAAGAGGGAAGCGAGTACAATAATAACACACAGTTTATTCGATATTTAAAATATTCTAAAGGAAGTTGTGGAGAAGTAAGAAATATGTTACATCTTTGCTCGCTGTTATGA
- a CDS encoding LTA synthase family protein: MFLRKIKPFLYLGVFYLIISLIIRTVFFFHPITTASFSFFEVIKVLGIGLLNDIVVFILASTFLALYFLFLSNSKYKKPYGYIIFGILVLFFLYIWLVPNNIFKQYGGSVTEIALAFVGIKTFLFGIMLFLPTQRIKIRNVLYFITLFLYVLLIIFNGVSEYFFYNEFGVRYNFIAVDYLIYTNEVIGNIMESYPVVPLFSAIMIVTLAITWFIYKKTKDELLELPDFKQKMVLLGTFMVLCALSLLAIPSLMQIKSDNVFADEIEANGLPKFYWAFTHNELDYFQFYLQINQKQAESNFLSQYSQPMLSRNIVSEQPELKKNVVLISIESLSADFMEHYGNKEKITPFLDSLADKSLLFTNLYATGNRTVRGLEALTLCIPPTAGESIIKRNDNKNKFTTGNVFKSKGYDVKFLYGGYSYFDNMQDFFGGNGYGIVDRNSFKPEEITFANVWGVADEDMARKAIQVMNAEAKSGKPFFNHWMTVSNHRPFTYPDGRIDIPGTAKSREGGVKYTDYSLKLFFDMAKKQDWYKNTVFVIIADHCASSAGKTELPMDKYRIPAMIFSEGFIQPQKFDTLMSQIDVMPTLLGLLNFSYTSKFLGQDVFTKEFQPKAYIATYQDLGFVKDGRLTIISPVKKVKQYSLEQEKSDLAPEFKLYYNEKLLKKADQKLVDETISAYQSTSYWLKTKQLNR; encoded by the coding sequence ATGTTTTTAAGAAAAATAAAACCGTTCCTGTATCTAGGAGTATTCTATCTTATTATATCGTTGATAATAAGAACAGTATTCTTTTTCCATCCCATTACCACAGCCAGTTTTAGCTTTTTTGAAGTAATAAAAGTGCTTGGTATAGGCCTTTTGAATGATATAGTGGTCTTCATACTGGCCAGTACGTTTCTGGCGCTCTATTTTTTATTCCTTTCCAATTCGAAATATAAAAAGCCTTATGGTTATATTATCTTCGGGATACTGGTTCTGTTTTTCCTGTATATCTGGCTTGTTCCCAATAATATTTTTAAGCAGTACGGAGGCTCAGTTACTGAAATAGCGTTGGCATTTGTAGGGATAAAAACATTTTTATTTGGAATCATGCTTTTCCTTCCTACTCAAAGAATCAAAATCCGTAACGTATTGTATTTTATCACATTATTTCTCTACGTCCTTTTAATCATCTTCAATGGAGTAAGTGAATACTTTTTCTATAATGAGTTTGGTGTACGGTATAATTTCATTGCAGTAGACTATCTGATTTATACTAATGAGGTAATTGGGAATATTATGGAAAGCTATCCTGTTGTCCCATTATTCTCAGCAATAATGATTGTTACCCTGGCTATCACATGGTTTATCTATAAAAAAACAAAAGATGAGCTGCTGGAACTTCCTGATTTCAAACAAAAAATGGTCTTACTGGGCACATTTATGGTCCTTTGTGCGCTCAGCCTTTTGGCAATACCTTCATTAATGCAGATCAAATCAGATAATGTTTTTGCCGATGAAATTGAGGCCAACGGATTACCTAAGTTTTACTGGGCATTCACCCATAATGAGCTGGATTATTTTCAGTTTTATTTGCAGATCAATCAGAAGCAGGCTGAAAGTAATTTCTTAAGCCAGTATTCGCAGCCTATGTTATCAAGGAATATTGTTTCGGAACAGCCTGAACTTAAGAAAAATGTGGTTTTGATTTCCATCGAAAGTCTTTCTGCAGATTTTATGGAGCACTACGGAAATAAAGAGAAAATTACACCGTTCCTGGATAGTCTGGCTGATAAATCACTGCTCTTCACCAATCTTTATGCTACGGGAAACAGAACCGTGCGTGGACTGGAAGCTTTAACGCTGTGTATTCCTCCTACGGCCGGAGAAAGTATCATTAAAAGGAATGATAATAAAAATAAATTTACCACGGGAAATGTCTTCAAATCCAAAGGCTATGATGTAAAATTCTTATATGGCGGTTACAGCTATTTTGATAATATGCAGGATTTTTTTGGAGGGAATGGCTATGGTATTGTAGACAGAAATAGCTTTAAGCCGGAAGAAATTACTTTTGCCAATGTTTGGGGTGTTGCCGATGAAGATATGGCCAGAAAAGCCATTCAGGTAATGAATGCTGAAGCCAAGTCAGGAAAACCGTTTTTCAATCACTGGATGACGGTTTCCAACCACAGACCCTTTACCTACCCTGATGGAAGGATTGATATTCCCGGAACGGCAAAATCCCGTGAAGGAGGAGTAAAATATACAGATTACTCTCTTAAACTGTTTTTTGATATGGCAAAAAAACAGGATTGGTATAAAAATACGGTGTTTGTAATCATTGCAGACCATTGTGCTTCCAGTGCCGGAAAGACAGAGCTTCCGATGGATAAGTACAGAATTCCTGCTATGATCTTTTCGGAAGGTTTTATTCAGCCGCAAAAGTTTGATACGCTGATGTCCCAGATTGATGTCATGCCTACTCTATTAGGCTTATTGAATTTCAGCTATACATCAAAATTTTTAGGGCAGGATGTTTTTACAAAAGAATTTCAGCCTAAAGCCTATATTGCAACCTATCAGGATCTTGGATTTGTAAAAGACGGACGTTTAACTATCATTTCCCCGGTAAAAAAAGTAAAACAGTATTCTCTGGAGCAGGAAAAAAGTGATCTTGCCCCTGAATTTAAGCTTTATTATAATGAAAAACTGCTGAAAAAAGCAGATCAGAAGCTGGTAGACGAAACCATTTCCGCTTACCAGTCTACATCGTATTGGTTAAAAACAAAACAGTTGAACAGGTAA